The genomic stretch AGAATGTAGCTTGGTCACTGTTAGTGCAGAAAAGCGCTGTTGGGAAGGGGCAGGTTGCTGCACAGAGGGTCCAATCACCACACACCTGTTTGGTATGGCACTGCTGGCATGCTCTTGAGAATAAAAAATCTTATTTGTGAAGACATCTGCAGTAACGACTCAGAGAAAGCAGAGGTGTCAGAAGGATAAAACAAGTGTGATCATGTCTTTCAGCACATCCAGTCGAGCTTGCTGGAAGTCATCTATCGAAACAGATCCAACTTGGAGACCATATTCAGGATCATAGACAGAGACCATTCAGGTACGCAGGTAGTATTGATCACTGCCTTGTGTTCCCTTCTACTTTGGATCTTCCTTTAGTACGTAGAGAGGTGTTTTTATCTAACTGTTTAAGGCTTGGGTCTTCCTGCTCCCTCCCAAATTTCTGAAATGTCCGTTTATATCACGCCTTTTTGCTACTTCATGTTTTAGCCAGTGTTCTCCACATTAGGAGatggagttgcagcatgtcaaATGCTCTTCCATAGGTCTCATCTCCTTTGAGGAATTCCAGCAAACCTGGAAGCTATTCAGCTCACACATGAACATTGAACTCACGGATGATGGCATTAACGACTTGGTTCGCAGCATTGATTTCAACAAGGATGGGAACATTGACTTCAACGAGTTCCTGGAAGCCTTCCGCCTTGTCAAACAGTGCCCGTCGTGAGAACCTGCCGAGGGCTGCCATGTCCAATGCCTTGCTTTCTACAAAGCCAGGACTGTCCAACCTAATCCAGAGTGTGCCTGCAGATGCCAAGCAGGGaaaaggaaggcttaaaacagaCATCACTGTAGGCAACAGCTGTGATCCACCTGGGGAAGGTAACAGGTGAAATAGAGGAGCTGCACTTCAACTGACTGTTTTTTTAAGAAGTTGTATTTTAAGTAGTTTCCTGCTCAAAGGGAAGATGCAACTTAGCTTCTCTTGTCAATGTGATGAAATGTTACAGGTATATTCAAGAGCAGTAAAGTGGAAGTAAAGGTATTACTTGTAGGCAGTGTTCTAAGGAGGTAGCACCTGTTTGATCACAGCTTTCCTTTTAATAAACCATTTTTTCTAGATTGCTGTTTCTTGGTTGTTCATTTCTTCTCTAGTCAACTCTTTGAGCAGCAGTGCTGTTCCAGTGATGACACCTACTTCCCTGCTGGTGTTCCTCTGCTGTGGTAAGCTTGTTCTGGAAGTTTGGAGCTACTAAGTATATGTAGTAGAGCAGTATGTTGGGGAACAAGAAATACCTCAAATGTGCAACACTGTCAAGTGCCCCTGGCTAGAAAGTTTATGAAATCTATTGCGATAATTCAATTTTCAAAGCCCGGGGAAGTAGATCAAGTAGCCCCCTGCTAAGGAGCTGATGCTGCATGTTGAAGTTATTTTCAAAGCATAGTAGGACTGCAGCTTACTAAGTGAAGTGGGGTGGGGTGTGAAGTTTCCAAAACAAGAAACAATATATTTCTCAAGTATACGCGGCACAGTCTAGCAGGGGTGCCATGGCAGAAGACTCCACCTAAGACTGCTACCCCAGCCCCCAAAAGAGAATTCTAGTCTCACTGCACTTCTCACAGAGCCTCTTACCCAGTGCACAGTTTATGAACTGGAACTGTGCTTCCAAAAGGCAACTCATCCTTTTCCCCCTTAACTGGAGTTCCACATATATACATTTTCAACTGCAGTGGAACCATGCTTCCACAAACACTCTCAAATGCACAAAACAGGTTTCAACACACTACAGctgtgtttctgtttttccaTCCTTCAAATTTGATGAATGGAATTAATTTTGATGGCTAATGAACAAAATGACAAAATGATTCTTCCTCCTCCACATTTGTTTCTGCTGTACAAACTCCTACTGCAAGGAAGGCTggctttttgtttcagtttttttcagtgaatttcATACTGAGGGAAAAAGCAAGTCTCTCTCCACAGCATGGAGTGAGTAGGCACCTGCTCTGCAGTGCTTGCTACCAGGTACGATGTTAGGGTCATGCCCCTCATTTTGGTTTGGGGACTGAGGCTGccaagcagctctgtggcacTGGGTTTGAGAGCCTGTTACCTGCAGTGCCCGGCGCAGAGCGAAGTGCACTTACCTCGAGTTGTAAGCAGCGTCACTGCTTTGCTGACGCCACTGAGAGCCAACACCACACACCACTCATTACAAAGTCAGACTGAATTTATTACTCTTgggcaatttaaaaaaaggcagaagacAACTCCAGACATTCTGTTACTTGGAGGGGCAGCAAAGCTTTGTATAATTCACATACGTAAAATGATCAAAACATAACCTTCAGATCCTTGCAGTCCAAAGGAAGGACAGAAACTGGAAACATTAACTTTCTGCAGCTTGCCCCAGTAAACTACTGGTATTGCAAAGAACAACACAGTTACAGCAACAAACATCCCTGTAATGATTTAAATTAGCTGTTTACACAATGCTGTGACTTGATTGTTGTGACAGAAACACGAAAGCGGGCTGAGCTTTCCACAAACCGAGTCATTAGTGAAACAATCCCCGCAGCACTGCATTTTTAGGACAATGctgttgtaaaaaaaaaaacagaagaaaaaaagaaaaaatgtacaATAGTACATATAGTTTTATAGTAAAATGGGATCTGAACAgattcagttttctttcttttgttaaaGCATATACAGCTTTATAAAATATAAACCTTCCAAAGGTCAATTTTAAAAGCTTAGAAGAGGCTTTGCTAATTCTAAAAGTAACAGCCAAAATACCATTTTCTTCCTACAAGATACGTCTTTTATTTTACCTCAACAGTTTTAGCCTTGGAAGGTGAACCATGAACTCGATTACCATGTTCTGTGTAAACCTCCACCAGTCAACTGAAGACTCCTCCTCTGATGGGAATGCTCTCATTCAGCCCATGTTCTATCAGTTTGATGTCCTCCAAGTCATCCTTGATGATGCTGATTAGGTGACTCAGCCcttcttgctgctgctttaGGTGCTGCAGATAGTTCAGAAACCAGTGTGAGTATTGTTCAGCTTCACACACTTAAGTAATATTTCTCCAAGGTGTCACGAGTGGTGGCCTTGACACATTGAAAAGCCTGAGATAATTTCTCTGGGGGAAGGAATAACAGCATTGTCTGTACCAACAGCCTATCTCCACAGAGTGGTTTTGTACAGTAGCTTGGTGCACTGTCACTGAGACCAATTAAAAGGATGACTTCATCAAACAATGCAAGAACCTGACATTCTAGATACAGTCAGTGTGTGTTTGGCTTAAGTGATGAAGTTCAAAGAGTATGCCAGGATTCTACCCAGTGATACTTACTTGCTTGATTTCCCTTAAGAGGTCTGCATCTATGTAATAGCGCTCTTCAGCCCGCACTGCTCCAAAGTGGTTCTGCATCCTGATTTGGGACATGAGCTCATTCAGTCTGCCCTGGGAAGAGAAACAGGCTAAAATCAAACACAAATCATTTacagctggcagagctccagCATCTACAATCCCTTGAGTCTCCAGGGCTGGAAGCATTGCTGTTCATTCCATTTTCAAATGTTCTGGAACACATGCAGAGGGCAAGCGACTCCAGTATTTCCAAGAATTCAAAACTACTGAAATACCTATTGGTTATGCAGCAAAGAGCATGATGCTGCAACCTACTAATGCTGCCGGATAGAAAGCTTTCCACAACCAATATTTAGACGTCGTTTGGAAAAACTGACATGTTTTCAGTGAGGAAACCCCAGAGTTGTTAGCCAGGCTTCATCAGCCACTCACCTTGAACTGCGTGGGTGCATTAAGTTCACACTGAATTGTATCCAACTGTACACGAAGCTGCTCCTCGTCTGCTTGAATGGCGTAACCGCTTTTCCTTTGGATCTCCTGCTTTATCAACACCTACAAAAGATGCCTTTGACGTTCATTAGAGAACACTTGGCTCGTCCCTTTCCCCACCAGCCCATCCACATCTTTTTGCCCTTCCTTCAGCCTGTTTCTCAGTAGATTTGTTCTGTCATTTATTCTGCTACTCTACAACCTCAGGGCAGTCCTGTGGCTGCTGAGTAAGTGAGAGAGAAGGTTTTCAAGTACTACAGCCCTGAAGCTTTCCCCGACAGCTCTGCCTGGTACGTAGAAGAACGCTTGTTAGCTGAAGTCAGAATAATTTTCAGCATTGGCCTGCACAAGATGGCACAGGTTCTCCTTTCCCCTGAGACTGCTTCTGGCACCAGGCTGTGTCAAAGGAGTTATTCAGATTATCCCTGTTACCTGCAAAGTTCTGTGAGAAAGCGCCATCAGTTTCCTTTTGTACTGTGCAATTTTTGCCATAGTTGTCGTTTGGTTTTTCTGCAGCTCGCTGATATCTTCAGATATTATCTGCAGAGGAGATGGGAGTCAACTGGAAGTCAGAGAAGTTTTTGCCAACAGAACACGTTAGTCCTGATTTAAAACTGTGATTTTCATGACACTACACAGCCCAGCAACTTCGTGTCCTTGACCCAGATGATTTTAGAAAGCTTTCTTCGACCTCTACTGCTCTcctttgtgtttattttcataCCAACCGGGATTTTCAGAAAGCCAATTTTGGAAAATTGGTTGCCCAAATTTAAAAGTCCATGCCAATACAACTTAAATTGAGCTGGTGTGGATTAGCCTGTAACAAAACAGTAAGCTTGAACTTGAAACAAATAAAAGCCAAACCACACTGCTCCATTTTTAGGCAAAAGATCTATTTAAGGAATATATTAAGAACATGGCTCCTGTTTCAGTTTTGAACACACAGGGGAGGTGCATTTAGTAGCACACCCTTTGTCAACAGCAACTCATGATAAAGATGAGCAACCTTACGTCTAATCGAGTTTGATGCTGTTTGGTCATCTGATCCTGGACCTTCAGTCTTCTCAACAGTTCCTTGAAACCCACCATTGGCACAGGAATAAGCCTATGAGAACACAAATATTTCTTACAACATGTTTTACACTGGACATGTGGTAAGGATTAATAATTATGAATAGAATCTAATATAAAGCTACAGATCCCGTTGGCCTTTTATAAATCAATACATAACCATATCTTCTTTTGCTAAGCTCTAGAGTCCTCCTTATTCCAAACAACCTGTTCCTTTTTCATAAAGAAATCAGCCCAAATTATCTGTAACCACTGGAGGGTACAAAGGTACATCACCTTCAgccataaagagaaaaaaacataatGGATGCAAAAAAATAAGTCACAATAACTAATCCAGGTAATGGAGGACACCACACCTCCAAGTAATGCAAGTAAGACTCTTTATCCTGACAGCTCCTAAGCGCCTAAATGGCTAAAGGGATTAAGACAGGCACTCCCAGTAATCCTCACTGCTTTCAAGGAGATCAGTACTTGGCCAAGTTGTACTCGAGTAAGTTTCTTGCAAGTTACCGGAAGGGTTCTATGCAATTATTatccctttctcccctttcCAAGCCTTGTTGCAATACTTGGACAGACTATTGGACTTACTTATCAGGATCAGGATTATCAACTTTGGCTTGTTCCCATATAATAGGATCAAcacctgaaaacaaaaaaaaaaggatttttagtATGGATATCTGAATAGATATATGTTACAGCTATTAACCAGGAAAAAATGCTGTGGGATACAAAAACCCTATGAACTGTGCTAACCCTTATGACTGTTACACAAATTAGGGTTAATTAAACTAGGGTAGTTCTTTAAAAGTCCTGGTCCTGAGCAGGGGCAGTAAATTCAGACCCAAAGGCTGTCAAGCACTCCTGCCAGTTGTAAAGCAGGGGAAAGGAACAACCTGTAGGTGTTCCCACTGGACAATCCATATCTTAAAGTGAGAAATTCCTACTGCTCCCACTATATGCCACACTTGGGTCATTCTGTCCTTTTAAAGTTGCTTATtgtgtaaaacaaaaaaatattaaaagatcAGTAATTTAGTGATCAAACTACCAAACCAGTTGGCAAAATAATCCCAGTGGGAGCTAGCTCTGACTTTTCTGCAAGACTAGGCCCAGTTCCTTTTGCAATCCAGACTTCATAACTTTTTATATCCTAAACACAGACATACATAAAAGTTACAGACATAAAGGTAACTCACCTTATGAAATGGCACAAACAGCCCTTAACTACTCTAAAACAAAGCTATATGTGCACTGTCTGTGGCCAGACACACAGGCTAAGAGACCCATCTGAAAACTAGCAAGTGAGTACAGGACATGATTATTctaatttttaacttttttttttttgtatttttcacagGCGTTTTCCAGCTGGCTGACACCCCCGTTTTCCCCAGAGAGCCCAAACAGCCCAGCCCACGCACCGGCAGGAGGgttctgcaggagctgcttgacttgtgctggggacagctccGTCCTGGCCATGGACAGGCTGacccccagctgctgcagggatgaTTTGATGTTGGCTTGTTCAAAGTGGGCGTAGAGGGTCGTTGCAGGAACTCTCCTCGAGGTGCCGTTGGGCGAGCGTTCCACAACGTAAATGATCACTTCTGTCCTGAGCGAGGCAAAATGTGGAACGTCAGGAAAAGGCCAGCAGCACGTAGGAGCTAACACAATACAGAACCACCCAAAATCTAAGCTACCACTTCTCCCAGCTgacttttaaattcttttagcTAAATGAGATGTAAAGTACCAGTAACTGCAGGGTTCAACACagcaagggagagagagaaaacctgTAAATATCATTACATTCTCTGCTCCCCCCAGTTTTAACCACCATATTCTATGGTGATACTAGTACCACATTAAGAACAACCTAAAATCTCTGGAAAGGTACTGGACTTAATGCCTTAGGAAAAACTACATGAAGGAATAAAAGACACAGATCAAAGTCAGGATGAACAGATCTAAAATCAAGCAGAAGGGAAGACAATAGACTTAGGCACCAACCCTTTCTAACATGCAATAGAAATAGGCAACACTGTGGGAAGGTCACGTACTGGTCATCTGGCATTGTTTTAACACCTTCAACATTGACAGTGAGGGTCTGGTTTCCTCCCAAAATTTTGTGTACTGATTCtacgagctgctgctgctggcttcgAATATCCGTTTCTTTTCTGTTAAACACCAAGACCACGAGGCCATCTTCATCCTTGTTGTTGGGCATTAAACTGTAACCCACAGCCTGCCAAGGAACAAAGGATAAATGAAGATATGTTACAAGCATATCCTTGTGGCATGAAGGGGAGGGACTAAATCCCTCCACTCTTAGAGCAACTGAGTCAATATTGAACTCATAATGTATTCAGAGCTGCAGGAACATAAAATCAATCCCCTTTTAAATCATTCTCTCACACGGCCATCAGTAGAGCAGCTTTTGAAACAGTTTGGATTTTTACAAAAAGTACTTAAGTATCCTTTCCCCATTGGGGGAGTTGCCAACCCAGCAGAGCTAACAGCAATCAGGAACATTTTACAAACTGACcctttttccaaattccaaaTGGAACCAGAGGATCCGACTTTACTACATGCAAAAGCAGAGCGGCAGCTTTCACCTCCTCTTGCCCGTCAGCTGTCACCCCAACATAGCACTGGTGACAGGGTGGACAGCAGGGGCTTTGTGAGGCCCTGACACTGCATGTGGGTGGGTGACCTGCACCTTTCCTCTTGCACAAGTTTAGCTGAAGAGAGAAATGAGTCGAGGACATCCCAAGGAGTCCGGTCTTGTCAGCAGAGGGTAATCCCCTGCCATGGTGAGCCCTGCAGAATCAGCCATCCTGTCATGGAGCACAACAGTGATAGCTAAGGAAGAATTTGTTTCTAAGCACATGACACCTCGggtatttctgttttaaataaataacttgTCCATGATCTCTTTATGCAACACAGTGTTTTCAAACTAGAAtggatttgtttttcttggcGGTGGTCCTTCAAACAACGCCCTGTAACACTTACCTTAGCAGCACACATTTCTTGGTCTGGAGCTGCACGCTTCTCCTCTGTCCTAGAGCTGGAACTGTGTACAAGTGGATTCCTGTGGAACCCTTCAGGTAATGTGTCATTCTTATCAGATGCCTGATGTTTCCAGAGGCAATAACCAAACTAGCTTATGATGCTTTGCTCCTatccctgtgccaccttctcCCCTATTTTTCGCAGGCATCTGCTGGCACAGATGGAACTTGTCAGTATATCACTTAAGGCAAGTGAATTCATGGCATCAGAAACACTCCAGTCACAGGGACAAGAGGAAACCTAGTATCTGGCATTGTCTAACCTGAAAACTCTTCTTTTTGGTAAATGAAACTCTAAAATAACCGATTTTGCATCACACAACTTACACTGGGCAATTTTTTAAAGCCCAGAAACAGTGAAAGCAATTTCAGACAACAACTTACAAGAAAACAAGCTTTCAGGTGCATTGCCAACAAAATGTTCAAGGTAACACTGAAAAAGGTGATGCAACAAAACCCAACATTTGTTAGGCATGCCCAGCTGCTGAGAAAATTTTACAGAAGTATCACAATGTGCATAATCAACACTAGACTTAATTAAGTATTAACCTACATTCAGGTCACAAAGTATGCACTTCAAAGAATCAGCTCAGGGAAGGAGGCTATCGCCACgcctgccccaaatccccttacAAGCCTGAGGCTTAGCAAGACCAGTCAGCAGGTGCGGGATTTGCGGAGGATGAAGAGCCATGAATTCTTTGTCAACGAGAGAAACAAGATCTGGAACCGCTGACGATTCCGTACAAGGAATGGAGTCAGCATGAGCACTGACAAGGATAAAGGCACAAGAAGGCTGAAGGCTGGTGGATTTTAAACTTAGCACAGGCCAGGTTCATATAGGGTTATTTTAATCAAGACAAAGCAATGAAGAAAGACCCTGAAGTTCTTATTCCAAATGTTGACAAGACAAGAAGGTTATTTTAAATCGTTTGTGTCATATTGTAACATACACAGATacacattaaaattaatttccataGATCTGTtccacatacacacacactaaCCTGAATGCTAGCACATGAAAATGTTACTTTCATGATCCACATGTGGGCTCATTATCTAGTCCCTCCACACCACCCAGATTTCCAGCATCTTCGAACCTTTTAATGAGTATGCATCAGAACTGTGCAGATTACCTGGAAAAATACTGTTTCAGAATACTCTTACCGGTGACAAAATCTCATTTAACACCCATGAGATGCTCAGACTCAGCAGAGTAAGGGCATCAGTGCCCTTTGTGGGCAGTTGAACAACGCCATACCTTAAACCTGCAGAAGGGGTTTTCCTGCGTGAACTCCACCGGAGCAATGTTGTTGTTGAAATATCCTTTGCCTGTGCCCCAGAAGGCCTGGAGCTGGTTCCATTTGGCCAGAATGGCATCCCTCTCATCTCCCAGGAGTGTTGGGGCTGAGAGGGCACTGGCTGTATTGATGAGCTGGTTGGACTGAGCAGGTGTCTGGGCAGGCTGGTTGAACAGCCCGCTACCTAATGCTGGGTGGGATGAAGAGAAACCAATTAACTGCTTGACCAACCATGACCATGCTATCATCTACATCTGCCTATCACTGGCATCACTTCTTATCATATTctgagaagcaaaataaaaacaccGAGTGAATAAATCAATTAAAATCAGACCATGTTTTTTACGTGTCTTTTTACAGCCAATCTTTATCTACAACAAAAGTTCCTGAATGCTACattagaagattttttttttttaaccgaGACATCTGTATTGATCCATGACATCGTCTGGCACTCTGAATATCCAAATCTGAGGGCAGGTTGGCTGTTACAAACTCAGCAGActcagagcctgcagctgctCATCATCCAACTCCCATTTAAATTAACCTCAGtgcctttttcctctcccttctaGTAATGCTGTGACTGCAATACCCATTCTCTAACTACAATTTTCTACCAGCATGAAACCAAAGGGGCAAAGCTGAAACCAGCATGAAACCAAAGGGGTTGGAAGCTCAAGGGTGAAGCTCAGGGACTCGCCTGAGCTCTGGTTTAAGAGTTTAACAGCCTCCTGTTACAATACACTTCTGTCCCACTACCTGAGCAACTGAAGGTGGCAGTCTTATGCTTTCACTGCTAAAGGATAGGTAAATCCAGAGGCCATACTCACtggtctgctgctgctgctgctgggttcCGAAGCCTCCAAAGCCTAGCCCAGTTCCCAACCCACTACCCAAGCCAGTTCCAGTTCCTGTGCCAAAACTGGTACCAAATCCAAAGCCTTTGTTCTGGGTAGCACCAAAGAGTCCTGGGGGAAACAAGCAGATAGTTATTGAGAAAAAGAGCATAGCAGCCATGCAATCCAAAGCACTCCTGGATTTGTTCTAAAGCCAGTCCTTCAGTCCTTACCACTGGTGCCGGTATTGGTGGGAGCGGAGAAGCTGAACGCTGGTGCCGCAGTGGTGGTGGTTGTCCCGAAGCCTCCGAAGGCACCTGCCAAACACAGACTGCAGTCAGGCAGTGGCACACGGCCCCCGGAGCTGGGCACAACACGACAGCCAACCACACGCCTCGGGTGTTATGAGAACAGGTGCTGACAGATGGATGGCACATGGCACAAGCATGTAGCTCACACTGATCATGGGGATCGAGTTCATTGTCCAAGGAAATCGGGGAGAAAACACCGACCACAAAGCCAGAACTTGTATGGTGTGttaagaaagcaaataaaaggcAGCAGTCAACTGACATCTTGTTCCTGTACCAGAGGGATGTTCTTTCCCCAGTGAGAGACACAACTAACAGTACTATATTCTCAGGAATACTTCTGGCCAATGTCACTGCTAAATGTTTAATAAGCACCCTGATGTTTTGCGAACTTTACAAACAGTCCTAGCCTCTGGAAACAAATCAAAGCCTGGGACCAGGGTACACACACTCTCTGTGCTGACAGGCAAAATTTACAGGTAAAATTCTACagggttcttttttttaagccttGTTTCCCAATGATCCTCCCCATTACATCTCATTTGGAGGTTCAACCAACTAGTATAGGAAGATGGATACAAAAGCAATCAGCCTTCCACAAATTTTCAGGAAAAGCAGTCACTGACCAGCAGGAGAGGACCTATGTGAGCACCTGAGCTCCAGTGGTGCCAACAGCACTGGCCCAGGATGCAGCCTGTGGAGTGCTGACCAGCCTGTGTTTCATGCTGCTTTTACATGTGTTCAAGTGAAGATGACAGTCTGCTACAAAGGATTTGTCAAAAAGATGCTGCCTCTCTTAATTCACAtgtcaacagcaaaaaaaaaagtcctttagGTCTATTACACTCACAGTCCTCCTGTCcatgaacaaaatgaaaagcatAAACCAAAGCTGATATG from Aphelocoma coerulescens isolate FSJ_1873_10779 chromosome 4, UR_Acoe_1.0, whole genome shotgun sequence encodes the following:
- the NUP54 gene encoding nucleoporin p54 isoform X1 encodes the protein MAFNFGATAGAGAANPTGAFGGFGTTTTTAAPAFSFSAPTNTGTSGLFGATQNKGFGFGTSFGTGTGTGLGSGLGTGLGFGGFGTQQQQQQTTLGSGLFNQPAQTPAQSNQLINTASALSAPTLLGDERDAILAKWNQLQAFWGTGKGYFNNNIAPVEFTQENPFCRFKAVGYSLMPNNKDEDGLVVLVFNRKETDIRSQQQQLVESVHKILGGNQTLTVNVEGVKTMPDDQTEVIIYVVERSPNGTSRRVPATTLYAHFEQANIKSSLQQLGVSLSMARTELSPAQVKQLLQNPPAGVDPIIWEQAKVDNPDPDKLIPVPMVGFKELLRRLKVQDQMTKQHQTRLDIISEDISELQKNQTTTMAKIAQYKRKLMALSHRTLQVLIKQEIQRKSGYAIQADEEQLRVQLDTIQCELNAPTQFKGRLNELMSQIRMQNHFGAVRAEERYYIDADLLREIKQHLKQQQEGLSHLISIIKDDLEDIKLIEHGLNESIPIRGGVFS
- the NUP54 gene encoding nucleoporin p54 isoform X2, coding for MPWKFTFEQGAFGGFGTTTTTAAPAFSFSAPTNTGTSGLFGATQNKGFGFGTSFGTGTGTGLGSGLGTGLGFGGFGTQQQQQQTTLGSGLFNQPAQTPAQSNQLINTASALSAPTLLGDERDAILAKWNQLQAFWGTGKGYFNNNIAPVEFTQENPFCRFKAVGYSLMPNNKDEDGLVVLVFNRKETDIRSQQQQLVESVHKILGGNQTLTVNVEGVKTMPDDQTEVIIYVVERSPNGTSRRVPATTLYAHFEQANIKSSLQQLGVSLSMARTELSPAQVKQLLQNPPAGVDPIIWEQAKVDNPDPDKLIPVPMVGFKELLRRLKVQDQMTKQHQTRLDIISEDISELQKNQTTTMAKIAQYKRKLMALSHRTLQVLIKQEIQRKSGYAIQADEEQLRVQLDTIQCELNAPTQFKGRLNELMSQIRMQNHFGAVRAEERYYIDADLLREIKQHLKQQQEGLSHLISIIKDDLEDIKLIEHGLNESIPIRGGVFS